Proteins encoded together in one Janthinobacterium tructae window:
- a CDS encoding class II glutamine amidotransferase, whose product MCQLLGMNCNVPTDIVFSFTGFAMRGGHTDTHHDGWGIAFFEGAGVRHFVDHQAAIASPVAELIKRYPIKSRNVIAHIRKATQGQVALENCHPFVRELWGRYWVFAHNGDLKQFHPVLTGSYRPVGCTDSELAFCYLLQQLHARFGDAPPALPQLHAALAELLPSIAAHGTFNMMLSSGEALFAHCSTSLHYLVRQHPFPTAKLSDEDLSVDFSQVTTPQDRVAVIVTQPLTTNEQWTAFAPGELKLFVDGMVQDTPVA is encoded by the coding sequence ATGTGCCAACTTCTCGGAATGAATTGCAATGTCCCCACGGACATTGTCTTTAGCTTTACCGGCTTCGCCATGCGCGGCGGCCATACCGATACCCACCATGACGGCTGGGGCATCGCCTTTTTCGAGGGTGCCGGCGTGCGCCATTTCGTCGACCACCAGGCGGCCATCGCCTCGCCCGTGGCCGAACTGATCAAACGCTATCCCATCAAGTCGCGCAATGTCATCGCGCATATCCGCAAGGCCACGCAAGGCCAGGTGGCGCTGGAAAATTGCCACCCGTTCGTGCGTGAACTGTGGGGCCGCTACTGGGTGTTCGCCCACAATGGCGATTTGAAGCAATTTCATCCCGTGCTGACGGGCAGTTACCGCCCCGTCGGCTGCACGGACAGCGAACTGGCTTTCTGCTATCTGCTGCAGCAATTGCATGCGCGCTTTGGCGATGCTCCGCCGGCCTTGCCGCAATTGCATGCCGCGCTGGCGGAATTGTTGCCCAGCATCGCGGCCCACGGCACGTTCAACATGATGCTGTCGAGCGGCGAGGCGCTGTTTGCCCATTGCTCGACCAGCTTGCACTATTTGGTGCGACAACATCCGTTTCCAACTGCTAAACTCTCCGATGAAGACCTGAGCGTGGACTTTTCCCAGGTAACGACGCCCCAGGACCGCGTGGCCGTGATCGTTACCCAGCCGCTGACGACGAATGAGCAGTGGACGGCGTTTGCGCCCGGTGAATTGAAATTATTTGTCGACGGGATGGTGCAAGACACGCCAGTGGCCTAA
- a CDS encoding EAL and HDOD domain-containing protein: protein MIDISSNDITPKPLRVREFYLGRQPILDRNQALFGYELLFRNAPVGPANITSDLSATASVIAHASQLGMEKVIGDALGFVNVDADVIMSDIFVFLPREKVVLEIVESMPVTPEVRARISELVGHGFTFALENVVADTSQVQELLPLVQYVKMDMSTVDPKVLAALAPRFKREHKKLVAEKVETREEFKSGLDLGFDYFQGYYFAKPAIMTGKKLSPSQLAVMELMTLVTSDADNMDIERAIKRDVSLALNLLRLVNTPAVGARQRIDSLSQAVTVLGRRQLQRWLQIMLYAEPSKRGHSMTPLLMLATTRGRLLELLAHKLRPNQSHSADIAFTVGIMSLMDTLFGVPMSEILSQIEVIDEVAEALLSREGFYGDLLRLAECIERIEDMEGEIVPTLRDLAMSPDDLVELEMAAYEWSDNVVRYAL, encoded by the coding sequence ATGATCGATATTTCCAGCAACGACATCACCCCGAAACCCTTGCGCGTGCGCGAGTTCTATCTGGGGCGACAACCTATCCTCGACCGCAACCAGGCCCTGTTCGGCTATGAGTTGCTATTCCGCAACGCTCCGGTCGGCCCCGCCAACATTACCAGCGACCTGTCCGCCACGGCGTCCGTGATCGCCCATGCTTCCCAGCTGGGGATGGAAAAGGTCATCGGCGACGCGCTCGGTTTCGTCAACGTCGATGCCGACGTGATCATGAGCGACATCTTCGTTTTCCTGCCGCGTGAAAAAGTCGTGCTGGAAATCGTCGAATCGATGCCCGTCACGCCGGAAGTGCGCGCGCGCATCAGCGAACTGGTGGGCCATGGCTTCACCTTCGCGCTGGAAAACGTGGTAGCCGACACGTCGCAAGTGCAGGAATTGTTGCCGCTGGTGCAGTACGTCAAGATGGACATGAGCACGGTCGACCCGAAAGTGCTGGCAGCGCTGGCGCCCCGTTTCAAGCGGGAACACAAGAAACTGGTGGCGGAAAAAGTCGAGACGCGTGAAGAATTCAAGTCAGGCCTGGACCTGGGCTTCGATTATTTCCAGGGTTATTATTTCGCCAAGCCCGCCATTATGACGGGCAAGAAGCTGTCGCCGTCGCAACTGGCCGTGATGGAACTGATGACCCTGGTCACCTCCGACGCCGACAACATGGATATCGAGCGCGCCATCAAGCGCGATGTGTCGCTGGCTTTGAACCTGTTGCGTTTGGTGAATACACCGGCCGTGGGCGCACGCCAGCGCATCGATTCGCTGAGCCAGGCCGTTACCGTGCTGGGCCGTCGTCAGCTGCAGCGCTGGCTGCAAATCATGCTGTACGCGGAGCCAAGCAAGCGCGGCCATAGCATGACGCCGCTGCTGATGCTGGCCACCACGCGCGGCCGTTTGCTCGAATTGCTCGCGCATAAACTGCGCCCGAACCAGTCCCATTCGGCCGATATCGCCTTTACGGTCGGCATCATGTCCCTGATGGATACCCTGTTCGGCGTGCCGATGTCGGAAATCCTCAGCCAGATCGAAGTGATCGACGAAGTGGCCGAAGCGCTGCTGTCGCGCGAAGGCTTCTACGGCGACCTGCTGCGCCTGGCCGAATGCATCGAGCGCATCGAAGACATGGAAGGCGAGATCGTGCCGACCTTGCGCGACCTGGCCATGTCGCCGGACGACCTGGTGGAACTGGAAATGGCCGCGTATGAGTGGAGCGATAACGTTGTCAGGTATGCGCTGTAG
- a CDS encoding SPW repeat protein: MASNFKLKRWQDQLILLLGLWLLVSPWAFSYPEGSPQMLNAFVSGLVIAVLAAFDLYKTYFWAVVVNLLVGVWVAASPWILRLAEQRVVLWNELLVGIAVVVLALWELRTDPELHKHWPGAAA; this comes from the coding sequence ATGGCAAGCAATTTCAAACTGAAACGCTGGCAAGATCAATTGATCCTGTTGCTGGGCCTGTGGCTGCTCGTCTCGCCTTGGGCCTTTTCCTATCCCGAAGGCTCGCCGCAGATGCTCAATGCCTTTGTCTCGGGCCTGGTGATCGCCGTGCTGGCCGCCTTCGACTTGTACAAGACGTATTTCTGGGCCGTCGTCGTCAACCTGCTGGTGGGCGTCTGGGTCGCCGCCTCGCCGTGGATCTTGCGGCTGGCCGAACAGCGCGTCGTCCTGTGGAACGAGTTGCTCGTCGGCATCGCCGTCGTCGTGCTGGCCCTGTGGGAATTGCGCACCGACCCCGAGCTGCACAAGCACTGGCCCGGTGCGGCAGCGTAG
- the metH gene encoding methionine synthase: MNDTVIPAMSPTEATLRAILAQRIMILDGAMGTIIQQYKLDEVAYRGGPAGRFIDFAAPADSGARELFVKGNNELLTLTQPHIIQEIHERYLAAGADLIETNTFGATTIAQDDYHMAHLAYEMNVQAAKLARAACDKYSTPDKPRFVAGALGPTPKTASISPDVNDPAARNVSFDQLVAAYLQQTQGLVEGGADVLLVETIFDTLNCKAALFAIDLFYEQNPSVVRLPLMISGTVTDASGRILSGQTVPAFWNSVRHAKPLTIGLNCALGAALMRPYAEELAKIADTFVCIYPNAGLPNPMSDTGFDELPADTSALLREFADAGFLNMAGGCCGTTPEHIAAIGALLSKNTPRTVPAPSHDLRLAGLEPFVVNDESLFVNVGERTNVTGSKAFARMILNEQYDEALSVARQQVENGAQVIDINMDEAMLDSLAAMTRFLNLIASEPDISRVPIMVDSSKWSVIEAGLKCVQGKAIVNSISMKEGEAEFLRQAKLCRRYGAAVIVMAFDEKGQADTFERKIEICARAYHLLIDALDFPPEDIIFDPNIFAVATGIEEHNNYAVDFINATRWIKENLPYAKISGGVSNVSFSFRGNDPAREAIHTVFLYHAIKAGMTMGIVNAGMVGVYDNLDPELRERVEDVVLNRREDSTERMIEFAGTLKAGGKAEAQTLAWREGTVQARLSHALVHGITQFIVEDTEEARQELLHNGGRPIHVIEGPLMAGMDVVGDLFGQGKMFLPQVVKSARVMKQAVAHLIPFIEEEKLLEEKRTGIVAKPKGKIIMATVKGDVHDIGKNIVTVVLQCNNFEVVNMGVMVPCSEILARAKVENADIIGLSGLITPSLEEMAYVAKEMQRDEHFRMLKIPLLIGGATTSRAHTAVKIAHNYEGPVIYVPDASRSVSVAQSLLTPEQRDKYVQDIELDYARIREQHANKKALPILPLAQARANKMVVPFDGACTPVKPKFIGRRVFKNVDLAALANYIDWGPFFQTWDLAGPFPAILTDEVVGDAATKVYAEGQALLKKLIDGRWLTANGVVSLLPANSVNDDDIEVYTDDTRSSVAFTYYGMRQQGVKPVVDGVQRPNQCLADFIAPKASGVKDYIGMFAVTSGLGIEKYEKRFEDAHDDYSSIMLKSLADRLAEAFAEYLHERVRKDLWGYVPDEHLSNDDMIGEKYVGIRPAPGYPACPEHTVKKQMFEVMQAEEIGMQLTESYAMFPGAAVSGFYFAHPESKYFVVGKIGMDQVEDMAKRRGASIEDVERWLAPNLS; encoded by the coding sequence ATGAACGATACCGTGATCCCCGCCATGTCCCCGACCGAAGCCACCTTGCGCGCCATTCTGGCGCAGCGGATCATGATCCTCGACGGCGCCATGGGCACGATCATCCAGCAATACAAGCTCGACGAAGTAGCGTACCGTGGCGGCCCCGCCGGCCGCTTCATCGATTTTGCCGCGCCGGCCGACAGTGGCGCGCGCGAACTGTTCGTTAAAGGCAACAATGAGCTGCTGACTCTAACGCAGCCGCACATCATCCAGGAAATCCATGAGCGCTACCTGGCGGCCGGCGCCGACCTGATCGAAACGAATACCTTCGGCGCCACGACGATTGCACAGGACGATTACCACATGGCCCACCTGGCCTATGAAATGAACGTCCAGGCAGCCAAGCTGGCACGCGCCGCCTGCGACAAGTATTCCACCCCGGACAAGCCGCGCTTCGTCGCCGGCGCCCTGGGCCCCACGCCGAAGACGGCATCGATCTCGCCCGACGTGAACGACCCGGCCGCGCGCAACGTCAGTTTCGACCAGCTGGTGGCCGCCTACCTGCAGCAGACGCAGGGCCTGGTGGAAGGCGGCGCCGACGTGCTGCTGGTGGAAACCATTTTCGATACCTTGAACTGCAAGGCGGCCCTGTTCGCCATCGACCTGTTCTACGAGCAAAATCCGAGCGTCGTGCGCCTGCCCTTGATGATTTCCGGCACCGTCACGGACGCCTCGGGACGCATTTTGTCGGGCCAGACCGTACCCGCCTTCTGGAATTCCGTGCGCCACGCGAAACCGCTGACCATCGGCCTGAACTGCGCACTGGGCGCCGCCCTGATGCGCCCGTACGCGGAAGAGCTGGCCAAGATCGCCGACACCTTCGTGTGCATTTACCCGAACGCGGGCTTGCCCAACCCCATGAGCGACACGGGCTTTGACGAGTTGCCAGCCGACACGTCCGCCCTGCTGCGCGAATTCGCCGACGCAGGCTTTTTGAACATGGCGGGCGGCTGCTGCGGCACCACGCCCGAGCACATCGCCGCCATCGGCGCGTTGCTGTCGAAGAACACGCCGCGCACCGTGCCGGCCCCATCGCACGACTTGCGCCTGGCGGGCCTGGAGCCGTTCGTCGTCAATGACGAATCGCTGTTCGTCAACGTGGGCGAGCGCACCAACGTCACGGGCTCGAAAGCGTTCGCGCGCATGATTCTCAATGAGCAATACGACGAGGCGCTCTCCGTGGCGCGCCAGCAAGTGGAAAACGGCGCGCAAGTGATCGACATCAACATGGATGAAGCGATGCTCGACTCGCTGGCGGCCATGACGCGCTTCTTGAACCTGATCGCCTCGGAACCCGATATTTCGCGCGTGCCCATCATGGTCGACTCGTCGAAATGGTCGGTCATCGAAGCGGGCTTGAAATGCGTGCAGGGCAAGGCCATCGTCAACTCGATTTCGATGAAGGAAGGCGAGGCAGAATTCCTGCGCCAGGCCAAGCTGTGCCGCCGCTACGGCGCCGCCGTGATCGTCATGGCTTTCGATGAGAAAGGGCAAGCCGACACCTTCGAGCGCAAGATCGAGATTTGCGCGCGCGCGTATCATTTATTGATCGATGCGCTGGACTTCCCGCCGGAAGACATCATTTTCGACCCGAACATCTTTGCCGTCGCCACCGGCATCGAAGAGCACAACAACTACGCCGTCGACTTCATCAACGCCACGCGCTGGATCAAGGAAAACCTGCCGTACGCGAAGATTTCGGGCGGCGTGTCGAACGTGTCGTTCAGTTTCCGCGGCAACGATCCGGCCCGCGAAGCCATCCATACCGTCTTCCTGTACCACGCCATCAAGGCCGGCATGACCATGGGCATCGTCAACGCCGGCATGGTGGGCGTGTACGACAACCTCGACCCGGAATTGCGCGAGCGCGTGGAAGACGTGGTGCTGAACCGCCGCGAAGACTCGACCGAGCGCATGATCGAATTTGCCGGCACCCTGAAGGCGGGCGGCAAGGCCGAAGCGCAAACCCTGGCCTGGCGCGAAGGCACGGTGCAGGCGCGCCTGTCGCACGCGCTGGTGCACGGCATCACGCAATTCATCGTCGAAGACACGGAAGAAGCGCGCCAGGAACTGCTGCACAATGGCGGGCGCCCCATCCACGTGATTGAGGGCCCGCTGATGGCCGGCATGGACGTGGTCGGCGACCTGTTTGGCCAAGGTAAAATGTTCCTGCCGCAAGTGGTGAAATCGGCGCGCGTGATGAAGCAGGCCGTGGCCCACTTGATTCCGTTTATCGAGGAAGAAAAGCTGCTGGAAGAAAAGCGCACGGGCATCGTCGCCAAGCCAAAGGGCAAGATCATCATGGCGACCGTGAAAGGCGACGTGCATGACATCGGCAAGAACATCGTCACCGTCGTCCTGCAGTGCAATAACTTCGAAGTGGTCAACATGGGCGTCATGGTGCCGTGCTCGGAAATCCTGGCCCGCGCCAAGGTGGAAAATGCGGACATCATCGGCCTGTCCGGCCTGATCACGCCGTCGCTGGAAGAAATGGCGTATGTCGCCAAGGAAATGCAGCGCGACGAACACTTCCGCATGCTGAAGATTCCCCTGCTGATCGGCGGCGCCACCACCAGCCGCGCCCACACGGCAGTGAAAATCGCGCACAACTACGAAGGCCCCGTGATCTATGTGCCGGACGCCTCGCGTTCCGTGTCCGTGGCGCAATCGTTGCTGACACCGGAACAGCGCGACAAATATGTGCAAGACATCGAACTCGACTACGCGCGCATCCGCGAGCAGCACGCCAACAAGAAGGCGCTGCCCATCCTGCCGCTGGCGCAGGCGCGTGCCAACAAGATGGTCGTGCCCTTCGACGGCGCCTGCACGCCCGTGAAACCGAAGTTCATCGGCCGCCGCGTGTTTAAAAATGTCGACCTGGCCGCCCTGGCCAACTATATCGACTGGGGCCCGTTCTTCCAGACCTGGGACCTGGCCGGCCCTTTCCCCGCCATTTTGACGGATGAAGTGGTGGGCGACGCGGCCACCAAGGTGTACGCGGAAGGCCAGGCCTTGCTGAAAAAGCTCATCGACGGGCGCTGGCTGACGGCCAATGGCGTCGTGTCCTTGCTGCCGGCCAACAGCGTCAATGACGACGATATCGAGGTGTACACCGACGATACGCGCAGTAGCGTGGCGTTTACGTATTACGGCATGCGCCAGCAGGGCGTCAAACCCGTGGTCGACGGCGTGCAACGGCCGAACCAGTGCCTGGCCGATTTCATTGCACCAAAGGCATCGGGCGTGAAGGATTACATCGGCATGTTTGCCGTCACGTCCGGCCTGGGCATCGAGAAATACGAAAAGCGCTTCGAGGATGCGCACGACGATTACTCGTCCATCATGTTGAAGTCCCTGGCCGATCGCCTGGCCGAGGCGTTTGCCGAATACCTGCATGAGCGCGTGCGCAAGGATTTGTGGGGCTATGTGCCGGACGAGCACTTGAGCAACGACGACATGATCGGCGAAAAATACGTGGGCATCCGCCCCGCGCCCGGCTACCCCGCCTGCCCCGAGCACACGGTCAAGAAACAGATGTTCGAGGTCATGCAGGCCGAGGAAATCGGCATGCAGCTGACGGAATCGTATGCCATGTTCCCCGGCGCGGCCGTCTCCGGCTTCTATTTTGCCCACCCGGAGTCGAAATACTTCGTCGTCGGCAAGATCGGCATGGACCAGGTGGAAGACATGGCCAAGCGCCGTGGCGCCAGCATCGAGGACGTGGAACGCTGGCTGGCACCCAATCTGTCATGA